A stretch of DNA from Brevibacterium ihuae:
GCCGAGGTCGCGAAGAACGCCGCGATCGCAGAGGCCAACGCCCACCGCGAGGCCGCGGTCGCCGAAGCCCTGCAGAACGAGGAGACCCAGCGTCAGCAGGCGCTCACCGACCAGGCGATCGCCGAGCAGCAGCAGCAGCTCGCGATCCGCCGGGCGGAGCTCAAGGAGGACGCCGACGTCCGCCAGGCCGTGGCGGACAACGCCGGCCCGCTGTCGGCGGCCGCTGAGCAGCAGAAGCTCCTCGAGAAGGAGCGGATCGTCGCCAAGGAGCAGGCCGAGCTCCGGGCCGAGCAGCTCGAGGCCGAGGTCAAGCGCCCGGCGGATGCGGAGAAGTACCGTCGGCAGGCCGAGGCCGACGCGCAGGCCTACGAGATCGACGCGCGCGGTCGCGCCGAGGCGGCGGCCGCGCTCCACCGCCGTGAGAAAGAGGCCGAGGCCGTCAAGCTCGAGGGTGAGGCGCAGGCCGCCGCCGAGCTCGCCCGCCGGTCCAAGGACGCCGAGGCTGTGCGCCTCGCCGGTGAGGCCGAGGCCGCCGCCACCCGGGCGCGCGGTGAGGCCGACGCCGCGGCCGAGTTCGCGCGCCGCTCGAAGGATGCCGAGGCCGTGCGCCTCGAGGGTGATTCCGAGGCCTCCGCGATCCGGGCGAAGGGTGAGGCCGAGGCCGAGGCCCGGCGCGCTCAGGGCGCGGCCGAGGCGGAGGCGCTCGAGAAGCAGGCCGCCGCCTACGCGCACTTCAACGACGCCGCCGTGCTCAACCAGGTGCTCCGCACCCTGCCGAGCCTCGCGGGCAAGCTCGTCGAGCCCTATGCGAACATCAAGGACCTGTCGATCGTGTCGACCGACGGCGAGTCGAAGCTCGCGCAGAGCATGTCGTCGAACCTCGCCTCGGTGCTCGAGGTGCTCCGCGGCACCACCGGCGTCGACCTCGCCGACATGGTCAAGCGGGCCTCGGGGAAGTCCGGCGGGTTCGGGACCGGCGCGGACGGAGCGCCGCGCAGCGCCGCGGATGCCGCGAGTGCGATCTCCGACATCATCGAGCGCTACACCGCCGGGACGACCGGTGCACGCAGCGGCGCGCCGGACGGCCGGGACGGCTCTCGCACCGAGCGCGACGACGAGGTCACCCCGACCGACGTCCGCGGCGACGCCGACCCGCGCGGCGCCACGGGCGCGGACTTCGCCGCGGGACTCGGCAGGCTCGGCGACGACGTGAGACGCTCGACCGGGATCGACGTCAACGCCCTCATCGAGGAGGCCCTGCGCGGCCGCCGGAGCGGGCACGGACCGACCGTCGACGGTTCCGAGGGCAGTGCATCCGACGACACCGAGGGTCCCGGGTCCGAGGGCCCCGCGGACGACGACGAGCGCTGAGGCGCCGAACCCCCGCCTCCCGACGGTGCCCTTGCTGATCCGATCAGCGGGGGCACCGTCATTCCCCGCCCGATGCATAGACGTATAATCATGCGTTGATATATAATGGGAGCCGCGACAGGGAGGAGCATCCGATGGCGACGACGCACGATCACGGCAGCGCGGCGAGCAGCCGCACGCGGCTGGGGATCGTCCTCGCGCTCACCGGAGCGGTCGCGGTCGCCGAGATCATCGGCGCCCTTGTCACCGGCTCCCTCGCCCTCCTCGCCGATGCGGCCCACATGGTCGTCGATGTCAGCGGCCTCGCGATGGCCTTCGTCGCCGTCGGGCTCGCCGGGCGTCCGGCGACCGCGCGCCGGACCTGGGGCCTGCGCCGCGTCGAGGTGCTCGCCGCAGGCGCGCAGGCGACGCTGCTCGCGGCGGTCGGGGTCTACGGCCTCGTCGAGGGCATCCGGCGGCTCGCCGCGCCGCCCGAGGTCCCCGGCGGGCTGCTCCTCGTGTTCGGCGCGCTCGGCCTCGCCGCGAACATCGCCGGGCTCCTCATCCTCCGCTCCCATCGGCAGGACGGCCTCAACCTCCGGGCCGCGTTCCTCGAGGTCGCCGCCGACACGCTCGGCTCCCTCGCGGTGATCGTCGCGGCCGTGGTCCTGTGGACCACCGGGTGGGCCCGGGCCGATGCGGTCGGCGGGATCGTCATCGCGCTCGTCATCCTGCCCCGGGCGCTGCTCATCCTCCGCGCCGTGCTGCGGATCCTCCTCGAGAGCGTGCCCGAGGAGATCGACCTCGCCGAGGTGCGCCGGCACCTCGCGGAGCGTCCGCACGTCCGCGGGGTCCATGACCTCCATGTCGCCGCGATCGACTCGCGATTGCCGGTGATCACCGCGCACGTCGTCGTCGACGAGGCCTGCTTCGGCGACGGGCGAGCCCCGGAGGTCCTCCGCGATCTGCGCGCGTGCCTCGCCGCCCATTTCGACCCCTCGCTCGCCCATGCGACGCTCCAGCTCGAGCGCGCGGTCGACGCCGGCGAGCTCTGCGGGATCGGGGCCGGAGCCGAGGTGCCGGTCGGCGGTGAGACCTGCATCACCCCTCGCCGCGGCGTCGCCTAGGCTGGGGGAAGCCCGCCCGACTACGTGAGGAGCACTGCCCATGGAGGCCTTCTACCGCCAGCTCGACGACACCCGGTTCGAATCGACACCGATGACTGCGGGCCCGTGGAGCCCGGAGTTCCAGCACGCCGGTCCGCCGTCCGCACTCCTCGCCCGGCAGATGCTCGCCGTCGATCCGAAGGAGGGTCAGCGGCTCGCCGACGTGCGCATCGACATCCTCGGACCGGTCCCGGTCGCCGAGCTCGAGATCACCACCGAGGTGCTCCGCAGCGGACGCTCGATGGAGCTCGTCGCCGCGACCGCCTCGGCCGGCGGACGGCCCGCGCTCCTCGCCCGCGCCTGGCGGATCCTCGCCGCGCCCGCGGACTATCCGCTCGTACCGGGTCGCCGCGATCCCGGCGACCCCCGGATCCGGCCGGGGGATCTGCCCGCAGCGAAGCTGACGAGCACGATCCCCGGTGCGCACACCGGCGGATACGGCACCGCCGTCGAATGGCGGTTCATCGAGGGCGGGGACCGGAAGCCCGCGCTCGTGTGGGGTCGGCAGCGCAATGCCCTCGTCGAGGGCGAGGAGCCCACCGGCTGGCAGCGCGCGCTCGTCCTCGCCGACTCCGGCGGCGGCGTGAGCCTGCCGGTCGACCCGAAGCAGCACCGGCTCATCAACTGCGACCTCCACGTCGTGCTCGACCGCGAGCCTTCGGGGGAGTGGATCCGGATGAACTCCCAGTCGATCGTCACCCCCGGTCAGGGCGGTGTGGTCCATACCGAGCTCACCGATGAGCACGGGGGGATCGGGTACGGCCTGCAGACGATGGTCGCGCAGAACATCGGCTGAGGCGGGCGCCGCTGCGGCGCGGAGCCGGCGGACCGGCGCCGGCCCGGAGGACCGGCGCCGGCCCGTCAGTCCAGCGGTCCGGGGCCGCATCCGGCGGGATCCGTCGGCGCCGGGGGCCGTCAGCGCCGGGAGCTGGCAGAAGCCGGCGGCCGTCAGAGCACTGCGGCGAGCGCGCCGATGTCCTCGGGAGCGGTCCGGCAGCAGCCGCCGACCATGACCGCACCTGCCCCCACCCACAGCGCCGCTGCCGCGGCGAGGTCGCCGCGCGGTGTCGGTGCCGAGGCCTCCGCACCGACCGGACCGCCCGCGTTCTCCCGACCGCCCGTGCTCTCCGGGCCGCCCGAGTCCTCCGGGCCGTCCGCCGGCGGGGACCAGGTGCCCGTGGCCGCGTCGTAGATCTCCCCGGAGTTCGGGTACGCGAGGGCCGCGTACCCGCCGGCTGCGATCTCTGCGAGCGCCGGGGCGACGAGTGCCGCGGGGCAGCAGTTGATGCCCACCGCCGCCGGCGCACCGGCTGCTCCGGGGGCGGGGAGCCCGGCGAGCACCTCGGACACGGGGGTCCCGTCGGCGAGCAGGATCCGCCCCGCGCCGTCGCGGCGGATCGAGAGGCTGAGCCACCATTCGGCATCGGGGTGCGCGTCCATGACCGCGACGAGGGCGGTGACCTCTGCGGCGTGCGGGATCGTCTCGCAGGCGAACAGTCGGCAGCCGGCTGCGGCGAGGAGATCGATCCTCTCGGCATGGAACTCCGCGAGATCCTCGCCGTCGATGCCGGCCGGATAGGCCCCGGTGTACTCGGAGCCGTCGGCCAGGTACGCCCCGTACGGGCCGATCGACGACGCGGCGAGCACCGGTGCGCCGTGGGGGCCGGTGTGCCCGTCGACCACCGCGCCGACGAGGTGCCACGAGCGGACGAGGAGCTCCCGGGCGCGGGCGGCCGAGTGCCCGGCGGCGACGAGCCCGGGGACCGTCGCCTGGTAGGTGATCGACTCGAGGATCTCGGCCCCGGCCTCGAGGTACGCCCGGTGCATCGCCGTGACGCGTGCGGGGTCGGTGTCGAGGAGAGCGGCGGCCCACAGGTCGCCGGAGACGTCGGCGCCCATCCGCTCGAGCTCGGTGCCCGAGGCGCCGTCGAGCACGAGCGCCCGGCCGGCGGAGTGCGCGCGGGCGAGGGCCGCGGCGAAGGGGCGGGTCCCCTCGGCGCTCGGGGCGGGCGCTGCGGTGCCGTACGGGGTCATGGGCGGCCGCTCACTTCCGGGTGATCTCCACGGTGTCGGTGGTGAACTTGGCGAGCTGCGCCGGATCGATCGTCACGCCGAAGCCGGGCCCGGTGGGGACGTCGACGACGCCGTCGTGCATGACGATCTCCTCGGTGATGTCCTCGTGGAAGAACCGCTTGGAGCCGGACACGTCGCCGGGCAGAGTGAAGCCGGGCAGCGAGGCCATGGCGGCGTTGGCCGCCCGGCCCAGCCCGGTCTCGACCATCCCGCCGTGCCAGACCGCGACGCCGTGGGCGGCGGCGAGATCGTGGATGCGCTTGGCCTCGATGAAGCCGCCCACCCGGCCCGGCTTGATGTTGATGACCGAGGTGGCGCCGAGCGCGATCGCGTCGGCCGCCGCCTCGGCGGAGACGATCGACTCGTCGAGGCACATCGGCGTGTCCATGAGCTTCGCGAGCTCGGAGTGCTGGCGGATGTCGGCCTCGCCGAGCGGCTGCTCGATGAGGAGGAGGCCGTAGTCGTCGAGCTTCTTCAGGTGCGCGGCGTCGACGAGGGTGTAGGCGGCGTTCGCGTCGACCTGGAACAGGAAGTCGTCGCCGAACTCCCGGCGGACGGCGGCGACCGGCTCGATGTCGGCGCCGGGCTTGATCTTGAGCTTGATCCGGGCGTAGCCCTCCTCGAGGTACTCGCCGATGACCCGCACGGTGTCCGCGACGGAGTCCTGGATGCCCACGGAGACGCCCGAGGGGATCGTGTCGACGACGCCGCCGAGGTACTCCTTGAACGACTGTCCGTGCGACTTGAGCTGGGCCTCGATGACGGCCATCTCGAGGGCCGACTTCGACATCCGGTGGCCGATGACGTGCCGCAGGTGCCAGCCCACGGTCTCCGCGGTGAGATCCTCGACGCCGTAGAGGATCGGTGCGAGCCAGTCGCGGGTCACCGCCATTCCGCCGTCGACGTACTCGTCGGAGTACAGCGGCGCGATCATCGCGACGGATTCGCCCCAGCCGGTGACCTCGCCGTTCTCGGTGTCGAAGGTCGCCTCGACGAGGTAGCAGTCCTTCTCGGTCTCCGTCATGAACGACGTGGTGAAGGGGCTGACGAGCGGGATCGAGACGCGGTGGAGGCGGAGAGCGGTGAGCTGCATGGGAGGGCACTTCCTTCGTCGCAGGTGCGTTGGGCGCGTCCGCGCCGGACCGGGAGCGGGGCGTGCAGCGGGAGGCGCACGGCTGCTCGGGCCGAGGTGCGGACGACGGCTGCCACCCAGCCTAGCAACCGGGCCGGTCGCCGCCGCGGGAGCAGGGGACCGGGAGCGGGTCCAGTGAGGGCGTCGGGCGTGGGCGGGCGATCCGCGCACCCGGTCGGTCCGGGGTGACCGGACAGCGGGAGCGGTCGGTGCGTAGTACCGTGGCAGGACAGCGATCCGAGTTCACCGAGCAGCGCGGGCGACGCTCGCGCGGGAATGCGGGAGAGATCCGATGGCGGATTACAGGAGCACGTTCCGAGGACGCAGGCAGCGGTGGTTCGGCCTCAAACCGCTCGTCAAGACCGCGCTGGCCGCCCGTCCCCTCCATCCCGCGCTGCGTCTCGCGGCGCGCACCGTCCCCGGGGTCCGCGCAGGCCGGTTGCCGGCCCCGGCCGGACTCGCCGAGGTGGCCGGCACCGCCGCCGGCGCCCGCTTCGTGCTCGTCGATCCGGCGCGGTGCGAGATCGCCAAGGAGTTCTACTGGGGGCGGGGCCGGCGCCCGGATCCCGCTGATGCACTCGCCCTCGACATCGTCACCGCGCTCGCCCGCACGGCCGACGTCCTCCTCGACGTCGGCGCCTACACCGGCGTCTTCACGGTGGCCGCCGCGGCGGCGAACCCCCGGCTCCGGGCCCATGCCTTCGAGATGATCCCGGCAGTCGTCGCCGGGCTCGAGCGGAACCTCGAGCGCAACGGGATCGCTCACCGGGTGGAGGTCCACCCGACCGGGGTGGGCGCCTCGGGAATGCGGATGCGCGTCCCGAGCGGCGAGGGCGGGTCGGCGCTCCCGTCCTTCTACTCCGCGTCGATGGAGTTCGACGACGGGGACGAGGTCGTCTTCACCGCTCTCGACGACCTGCTCGACGGCGCCCACGGTGGCGGTCTCGATGGTGCGATCGACGGCGGGCCCGTTGGCGGACTCGCTGCCGCAGGGCGGGAGCGGGTCGTCATGAAGATCGACGTCGAGGGAGCGGAGAACGCCGTGCTCGCGCACGGTCAGGAACTCCTCGCCCGGTACCGACCCGACATCCTCTGCGAGGTGCTCCACGGGCAGGCCGACGGCCGGGAACTCGAGGCGCTCCTCGCCCCGCACGGCTACCGCTGGTACCTCGTCCGCGAGCACGATCTCGCAGAACGCACCCGGATCGCCCCGGACGCGGTGTTCCGCGACTGGCTGTTCACCGCGCGGACCCCGGCCGAGCTCGAATCCGACCTCGGCCGGATCATCGCCTGAGATTGCGAAGAAGTGCGGATTCGCTCTCAGGAACCTTCGGAAATTGATGTTTCGGAGAGGGAGTCGGCGATGAGGGCGGCGAGCAGCGCGGTGCGCGGCGGGATGTGCTCGATGATCGCGTGCTCGTGCTCGGCATGCGCGCCGTCGCCCACAGCGCCGAGCCCGTCGAGCGTGGGGATGCCGTCGCCGGCGGTGAAGTTGCCGTCCGAGGCGCCGCCCACCGGCACTCCGCGCGGCTGCTCGATCCCGAGGTCGGCGGCGAGGGCGACCGCCCGCTCGAACAGCGCGGCCGACATCTCCTTCTCGAACGGCGGCCGGTTGATCCCGCCGCGCACCTCGATCCGGGTGCCCTCGATGCGCGGGGAGAGGCCCCGGATCGCGTCGTCGACCCGCTGCTGCTCCTCGGCGGTGAGCGCGCGGACGTCGATGTCGAACTGCCCGAGCGCCGGCACGGTGTTCGTCGTCGTCCCGCCGGAGAACTTCGTCGGCGTCACCGTCGTCTGCGCCTCCGCGTCGGCGAGCTCGGCGACCACCTGCATCTGATGCGCGAGCTCGAGCCCGGCGTGGATCCCCTTCTCCGGCTCGAGCCCGGCGTGCGCGGCCTTCCCGTGGACGAGGACCGTGTACATCGACGTGCCCTTGCGCGACAGCTTGAGCGCCCCGTCGGCGGATGCCTCCATGACGAACACCGCACGGGCCTCGCGCGCCTCGGCGCGGATGAGATCGGAGGACGTCACCGAGCCGATCTCCTCGTCGCCGGTGACGAGGATCGACAGACCCGCGAGCACCTCGGCGGCCGGCAACCCCTCTGCCGCGCCTGCATCACCCGCAGCGCCGTCGGTCGGCGGGACCGCGACGCCGGCGGCCTGGAGCAGCATCCGGGTCGCCCACACGCTCATGATCGCGCCGGTGAGCATGTCGAAGCTGCCCGGCCCCCGGAGGACCCCGTCCGCGGTGCTGAACGGCAGCCGCTCGAGGGTGCCGTGGGGCCACACGGTGTCCTGGTGGTTGACGAGCACGACCCGCGTCGGCCCGGAGCCGAAGCGCAGCCGCAGATGCGTGGTGCCGTCGACGACGAGCGACTCCGGGGCGACGCCGAGGCGCTCCTCGATGAGGGCCGCGAAGTCGGCGGCCCCGCGGGCCACGGCATCCGTGTCGTCGCTCGGGGTCTCGATCGAGATCACCCGTTCGATGTCGGCGAGCATGTGGGGCAGGGCGTCCTGCGCGGCGGCGACGAGGGCGGGACGGTCGAGTTCGGCGAGGGGTGCGTGCGGCACGGGGCCTCCTGGGCGTCGGCGGTCCCGGTCCGCTGCGGCGCACGGGCCGCGGGACCGGCGGGGCGGCGGGCGCGCCGGGGCGGGTGCCCCGGCGGTGGATCGATGCACTGCCACTGTAGTCCGTCGGCCGCGGGACGGACCCGGCCGTGGGCGTACTGCTGCCGAGGAGGCGGGAGCGGCTCGCGCGGGCGGGGCCGTGACCGCACCGCCGGCGGGGATGCCGGGATCGCCGGGGTCGCGCCCGCGGGCGTCCCGGCGGGTCTCATTCCGTGTCCGCTCCGTGATTCACCGGTGCCATCCGGGCGCAGGTGTGGTTGTCTGTTCCCATGGGCGATGCCGTTTCCTCACAGCGATACACCCCCG
This window harbors:
- a CDS encoding SPFH domain-containing protein, which translates into the protein MPDPLVLVIIAAIVLVVLLGIFVLLRSYRIASPSEALIITGRGSSSEDVAQGGRVVIGGRAVVYPIVQKAFVMSLSSRQIQVEIDGISKNGIALRLRGVAQVKVGGNVDDVRRAAQRFLDQQAQIDHYSQEILSGTLRAVVGTLTVEQIIQDRASFAAQVQEESAHSMNNQGLVIDTFQISAVEDEGSYLRDWGRPQAAEVAKNAAIAEANAHREAAVAEALQNEETQRQQALTDQAIAEQQQQLAIRRAELKEDADVRQAVADNAGPLSAAAEQQKLLEKERIVAKEQAELRAEQLEAEVKRPADAEKYRRQAEADAQAYEIDARGRAEAAAALHRREKEAEAVKLEGEAQAAAELARRSKDAEAVRLAGEAEAAATRARGEADAAAEFARRSKDAEAVRLEGDSEASAIRAKGEAEAEARRAQGAAEAEALEKQAAAYAHFNDAAVLNQVLRTLPSLAGKLVEPYANIKDLSIVSTDGESKLAQSMSSNLASVLEVLRGTTGVDLADMVKRASGKSGGFGTGADGAPRSAADAASAISDIIERYTAGTTGARSGAPDGRDGSRTERDDEVTPTDVRGDADPRGATGADFAAGLGRLGDDVRRSTGIDVNALIEEALRGRRSGHGPTVDGSEGSASDDTEGPGSEGPADDDER
- a CDS encoding cation diffusion facilitator family transporter translates to MATTHDHGSAASSRTRLGIVLALTGAVAVAEIIGALVTGSLALLADAAHMVVDVSGLAMAFVAVGLAGRPATARRTWGLRRVEVLAAGAQATLLAAVGVYGLVEGIRRLAAPPEVPGGLLLVFGALGLAANIAGLLILRSHRQDGLNLRAAFLEVAADTLGSLAVIVAAVVLWTTGWARADAVGGIVIALVILPRALLILRAVLRILLESVPEEIDLAEVRRHLAERPHVRGVHDLHVAAIDSRLPVITAHVVVDEACFGDGRAPEVLRDLRACLAAHFDPSLAHATLQLERAVDAGELCGIGAGAEVPVGGETCITPRRGVA
- a CDS encoding thioesterase family protein; amino-acid sequence: MEAFYRQLDDTRFESTPMTAGPWSPEFQHAGPPSALLARQMLAVDPKEGQRLADVRIDILGPVPVAELEITTEVLRSGRSMELVAATASAGGRPALLARAWRILAAPADYPLVPGRRDPGDPRIRPGDLPAAKLTSTIPGAHTGGYGTAVEWRFIEGGDRKPALVWGRQRNALVEGEEPTGWQRALVLADSGGGVSLPVDPKQHRLINCDLHVVLDREPSGEWIRMNSQSIVTPGQGGVVHTELTDEHGGIGYGLQTMVAQNIG
- the mmuM gene encoding homocysteine S-methyltransferase, which encodes MTPYGTAAPAPSAEGTRPFAAALARAHSAGRALVLDGASGTELERMGADVSGDLWAAALLDTDPARVTAMHRAYLEAGAEILESITYQATVPGLVAAGHSAARARELLVRSWHLVGAVVDGHTGPHGAPVLAASSIGPYGAYLADGSEYTGAYPAGIDGEDLAEFHAERIDLLAAAGCRLFACETIPHAAEVTALVAVMDAHPDAEWWLSLSIRRDGAGRILLADGTPVSEVLAGLPAPGAAGAPAAVGINCCPAALVAPALAEIAAGGYAALAYPNSGEIYDAATGTWSPPADGPEDSGGPESTGGRENAGGPVGAEASAPTPRGDLAAAAALWVGAGAVMVGGCCRTAPEDIGALAAVL
- the menC gene encoding o-succinylbenzoate synthase, which gives rise to MQLTALRLHRVSIPLVSPFTTSFMTETEKDCYLVEATFDTENGEVTGWGESVAMIAPLYSDEYVDGGMAVTRDWLAPILYGVEDLTAETVGWHLRHVIGHRMSKSALEMAVIEAQLKSHGQSFKEYLGGVVDTIPSGVSVGIQDSVADTVRVIGEYLEEGYARIKLKIKPGADIEPVAAVRREFGDDFLFQVDANAAYTLVDAAHLKKLDDYGLLLIEQPLGEADIRQHSELAKLMDTPMCLDESIVSAEAAADAIALGATSVINIKPGRVGGFIEAKRIHDLAAAHGVAVWHGGMVETGLGRAANAAMASLPGFTLPGDVSGSKRFFHEDITEEIVMHDGVVDVPTGPGFGVTIDPAQLAKFTTDTVEITRK
- a CDS encoding FkbM family methyltransferase — its product is MADYRSTFRGRRQRWFGLKPLVKTALAARPLHPALRLAARTVPGVRAGRLPAPAGLAEVAGTAAGARFVLVDPARCEIAKEFYWGRGRRPDPADALALDIVTALARTADVLLDVGAYTGVFTVAAAAANPRLRAHAFEMIPAVVAGLERNLERNGIAHRVEVHPTGVGASGMRMRVPSGEGGSALPSFYSASMEFDDGDEVVFTALDDLLDGAHGGGLDGAIDGGPVGGLAAAGRERVVMKIDVEGAENAVLAHGQELLARYRPDILCEVLHGQADGRELEALLAPHGYRWYLVREHDLAERTRIAPDAVFRDWLFTARTPAELESDLGRIIA
- a CDS encoding M20 family metallopeptidase; the protein is MPHAPLAELDRPALVAAAQDALPHMLADIERVISIETPSDDTDAVARGAADFAALIEERLGVAPESLVVDGTTHLRLRFGSGPTRVVLVNHQDTVWPHGTLERLPFSTADGVLRGPGSFDMLTGAIMSVWATRMLLQAAGVAVPPTDGAAGDAGAAEGLPAAEVLAGLSILVTGDEEIGSVTSSDLIRAEAREARAVFVMEASADGALKLSRKGTSMYTVLVHGKAAHAGLEPEKGIHAGLELAHQMQVVAELADAEAQTTVTPTKFSGGTTTNTVPALGQFDIDVRALTAEEQQRVDDAIRGLSPRIEGTRIEVRGGINRPPFEKEMSAALFERAVALAADLGIEQPRGVPVGGASDGNFTAGDGIPTLDGLGAVGDGAHAEHEHAIIEHIPPRTALLAALIADSLSETSISEGS